The nucleotide sequence GCTGATGAGCCTGGTGATCGCCTCGCTGTTGATCGCCGCGGTCGCCGCAACCTGGATCGCGATGAACATCAGCCGCGCGTTGACGCAGGCCGTCGGTCTGGCCGACGCCGTTGCGGTCGGCGATCTCAGCCGCAAGATCGAATCGTCGAGCAATGACGAGATCGGCGATCTCATCAAGTCGCTGAATGCGATGACGGTGAACCTGAACGCCACCGCAGCAGTCGCCAACGAGATCGCACAGGGCAATCTCACGGTTGAAGCCAAGCCGCTGTCTGACAAGGACACGCTGGGCCTTGCGCTCGAGCGCATGGTGGAAAAGCTTCGGCAGATCGTTTCGGAGGCCCTCACGGCCGCGCAGAACGTCTCGGCCGGCAGCCAGGAGCTTTCCGCAAGCGCCGAACAGCTTTCGCAGGGCGCGACCGAGCAGGCCTCGTCGGCGGAGGAGGCGTCGTCCTCGATGGAGGAGATGGCCTCGAACGTGAAGCAGAACGCCGATAACGCCAATCAGACCGAGAAGATCGCGGCGCAGTCGGCCAAGGACGCCGAAGCCAGCGGCGCTGCCGTGGGGCGCGCCGTCAGTGCGATGCAGACCATTGCCGAGAAGATCACCATCGTACAGGAGATCGCGCGGCAGACCGACCTGCTCGCCCTCAACGCGGCGGTCGAGGCCGCGCGCGCGGGCGAGCACGGCAAGGGCTTTGCGGTGGTCGCGTCCGAGGTGCGCAAGCTCGCCGAGCGCAGCCAGGCGGCCGCCGCCGAGATCGGCACGCTCTCAGGCGAAACCGTCAAGGTGGCGCAGGAGGCGGGCGCCATGCTCGCCAAGCTCGTTCCGGACATCAAGAAGACCGCCGAACTCGTCGAGGAGATTACCGCGGCCTGCCGTGAGCAGGACGTCGGCTCGGCCCAGATCAACCAGGCGATCCAGCAGCTCGACAAGGTGGGCCAGCAGAACGCCAGCGCGTCCGAACAAGTGTCCTCGACCTCGGAGGAGCTCGCCTCGCAGGCCGAGCAGCTCCAGTCGACCATCGCCTATTTCCGCATCGATCACGCCGCGAACGGCCACGCGGCGGCGCCGATCGATCGGGCGGTCACTCAATTGCGCGCGAAGGCCGCTACCATGGCGGCCGCCGATCGGCCGGCCAAGAAGCCCCAGGCAAGGCCGGCGCGTGTCATGAAGACCGCCAATGGCGGTGGCGGCTTCGCCTTCGACATGAATGACGGCGAGGACGACCGCGACGCCGAGTTTCAGCGCTAGCATTTTCGAGGCCGGTCCTGCCGTCACGGGTGGACCGGCCCGAGTTCAATGATTGCGCAGACGCGCAAGGTTTCGAGATGGCCCACATGGTCCGACATTCAGTGCAGGCGGCCATCGCGGGCCAAGGCAGGCGGGCATGATGCCGGCCGTGCAGGATACAGCCGTGCATCTGTCGGACCGCCACTTCCGGACGATCGCCGAGCTGATCGAAGGCCAGGTCGGCATCAAGCTGCCGCCCGGCAAACGGCTGATGCTGGAAGGGCGGTTGCACAAGCGCGTGCGCGCGCTGAACTATTCCGACCTGAACGAGTATGTCGACAATCTGTTCGAAACGGATAATTTCGATACCGAGCTCACCCATCTCATCGATGTGGTGACCACCAACAAGACCGACTTCTTCCGCGAGCCGCAGCACTTCACCTTCATGAGGGAAGTTGCGATCCCGGCCCTGCTCAAATTGCACGGACGCAGGAACGCGAACCTAAAGATCTGGAGCTCGGCGTGCTCCACCGGCATGGAGGCCTATACGGCGGCGATGGTGCTGGACGACATGACGCGGAGCGGATCGCGGTTTCAGTACCGCATCCTCGGCACTGACATCTCGACCGCCGTGCTGCGTCTCGCCAGGACCGCGATCTATGCCCGCGATGTGCTCGCCCCGGTGCCGGAGCAATTCGTGAAGAGGTACTTCCTGTCGTCGCGGGACAGGTCGCGCGGCGAAGTGCGGGTGGTGCCGGAATTGCGGCGCATGACGCATTTCATGCGGATGAACCTGATGGATGCATCCTATCCGGTCGACCGCGATGTCGACATCATCTTCTGCCGCAACGTCCTGATCTATTTCGAACGCGAGACCCAGCGCAAGGTGATCGAGCAGTTGCGCAGCCATTTGCGGCCCGGCGGCTATCTGCTGGTCGGGCATTCGGAATCGATGATTCACAGTGCCGTGCCTGGCCTGAAGCAGGTTCAGCCCACCATTTTCAAGGTCTAGCCGGAGCGCAACCCAAAATGCCGAGGGAGAAGGTTCGCGTACTGATCGTGGACGATTCGGCGTCGGTGCGCCAAATCCTCCAGACAATCCTCAATGACGATCCCGACATCGAGGTGATGGGGACAGCCTCCGATCCGTTCGCCGCGGCGCGCCGCCTCCAGAACGAGATTCCCGATGTCATCATCCTCGATATCGAAATGCCGCGGATGGACGGCATGACCTTCCTGCGCAAGATCATGGCGCAGCGTCCGATCCCGGTGATCATCTGCTCCTCGCTTACCGAGGAGGGCTCGAACGTGATGTTCGAGGCGTTCGAGGCCGGAGCCGTCGACATCGTGCCGAAGCCGAAGATCGATACCCGGCAGGCGCTGCTCGAATGCTCGACGCGTCTTCGCGAGGCCGTCAAGTCGGCCGCCCGCGCGCGCGTGCGGCCGCGCGCGGAGCGGCGGATGATCGAGAAGAAGCTGACGGCCGACGCCATCATCCCGCCGCCGGTGCAGGGCCGGGTGCGGCCGACGACCGAGCGCATCGTCTGCATCGGTGCCTCGACCGGTGGAACGGAAGCCCTGAACGACGTGCTGGAGCTGCTCCCGCCGACTTGCCCGGGCATTCTCGTCGTCCAGCACATGCCGGCAGGCTTCACCGCGGCCTTTGCCAGGCGTCTCGACGGCGTCTGCCAGATCCGGGTCAAGGAGGCGGAGGACGGCGAACCCGTCTTGCCGGGCTGCGCCTATATCGCGCCCGGTGCCCGCCACATGCTGCTCCAGCGCATCGGCCTGCGCTACCAGATCGCGATCAAGGACGGCCCGCCGGTGTCGCGGCATCGTCCGTCGGTCGACGTGCTATTCCGCTCGGCGGCCCAGCATGCCGGCGCCAATGCGCTCGGCGTCATCATGACCGGTATGGGCGACGACGGCGCGCGCGGGCTCCTGGAGATGCGCAGGCTCGGGGCTTCGACGCGCGCACAGGATGAAGAGAGCTGCGTCGTGTTCGGCATGCCCAAGGAGGCCATCACCCGTGGCGGGGTCGAGAAGATCGTGTCACTGCATCAGATCCCGCGCGAAATCATGCTCTGGTACCAGACCGGCCATGCCGCGGTGGCGGGTTGAACGCGATGTCCGTAATCCCGGCCAACCCTCTCAGTGATGCGATCGCTGCGATCGAGGATGTCTCCTCACGCATCGAGGACGTCTTCGCCCGTGTCGGTCACCAGCTCGGACGCGGCCATATCATCTTCAAGGAGCTGAATCAGGGTCTCGCGACGCTGTCCGGGGAGCTGTCCGGATCCGCGATCGAGGGTGCGGCGACCGCGTTGCAGGAGATCGCCGCGCGGCTGAACGAGCTGGCGCAAGCGCTGCCCGCAGAGAGCGCCTTGCTCGCGACCATCGGCAAGAGCACCGCGGAGGCGTCTTCGCTGCTCAAGCCATTGTTCAAGCACATCCAGATGATCACGATCATCGCGCGCAGCGCGCGGATCGAGGCGGCTTCGCTCGACGGCGACCGCGAGGGCTTTCTCGCCTTCACGCAGGAAGCCTACGACCTCGGCAAGGCGGTGCAGCGCTCGATCGAAGGCTGCGCGCGGGACCAGCAGCGCCTGTCGGATGCAGTTGCGACGGCATCCACCCGGCAGAGAGAGTTCGAGGGCGGCTACCGGGAGCAACTGATGTCCGGAAGCGCCGAGCTCGCCTCGGCCTATTCCGGATTGCGCGACCAGCGCAGCAAAAGCGCTCATCTCGCCGAGCTCGCGGGCACCAGCACGAGGAAGATCGCCGAGGTGGTCGGCAGCTCGATCATTTCGCTTCAGGCCGGCGACAGCACGCGTCAGC is from Bradyrhizobium sp. ISRA430 and encodes:
- a CDS encoding chemotaxis response regulator protein-glutamate methylesterase; this encodes MPREKVRVLIVDDSASVRQILQTILNDDPDIEVMGTASDPFAAARRLQNEIPDVIILDIEMPRMDGMTFLRKIMAQRPIPVIICSSLTEEGSNVMFEAFEAGAVDIVPKPKIDTRQALLECSTRLREAVKSAARARVRPRAERRMIEKKLTADAIIPPPVQGRVRPTTERIVCIGASTGGTEALNDVLELLPPTCPGILVVQHMPAGFTAAFARRLDGVCQIRVKEAEDGEPVLPGCAYIAPGARHMLLQRIGLRYQIAIKDGPPVSRHRPSVDVLFRSAAQHAGANALGVIMTGMGDDGARGLLEMRRLGASTRAQDEESCVVFGMPKEAITRGGVEKIVSLHQIPREIMLWYQTGHAAVAG
- a CDS encoding methyl-accepting chemotaxis protein: MRFTVKAKLASAFGVVILLSMIAGAVGYVKLSDMVGTTEVLVNRAGRMEKAAELKEGVLFLVRAEKNSILAASDAEYDQFVADLAKNREALTKSKDEIYAAAAESGKKLMENFSVAFGKLNAYQDETVRLAKTDKQKALDRSMHDGRKVVADALEAADIYIKNVKKNMAEQAEQSKQDGSRAEMLLMSLVIASLLIAAVAATWIAMNISRALTQAVGLADAVAVGDLSRKIESSSNDEIGDLIKSLNAMTVNLNATAAVANEIAQGNLTVEAKPLSDKDTLGLALERMVEKLRQIVSEALTAAQNVSAGSQELSASAEQLSQGATEQASSAEEASSSMEEMASNVKQNADNANQTEKIAAQSAKDAEASGAAVGRAVSAMQTIAEKITIVQEIARQTDLLALNAAVEAARAGEHGKGFAVVASEVRKLAERSQAAAAEIGTLSGETVKVAQEAGAMLAKLVPDIKKTAELVEEITAACREQDVGSAQINQAIQQLDKVGQQNASASEQVSSTSEELASQAEQLQSTIAYFRIDHAANGHAAAPIDRAVTQLRAKAATMAAADRPAKKPQARPARVMKTANGGGGFAFDMNDGEDDRDAEFQR
- a CDS encoding CheR family methyltransferase — encoded protein: MMPAVQDTAVHLSDRHFRTIAELIEGQVGIKLPPGKRLMLEGRLHKRVRALNYSDLNEYVDNLFETDNFDTELTHLIDVVTTNKTDFFREPQHFTFMREVAIPALLKLHGRRNANLKIWSSACSTGMEAYTAAMVLDDMTRSGSRFQYRILGTDISTAVLRLARTAIYARDVLAPVPEQFVKRYFLSSRDRSRGEVRVVPELRRMTHFMRMNLMDASYPVDRDVDIIFCRNVLIYFERETQRKVIEQLRSHLRPGGYLLVGHSESMIHSAVPGLKQVQPTIFKV